A single Bacillus sp. OxB-1 DNA region contains:
- the atpB gene encoding F0F1 ATP synthase subunit A → MNHENPLWTAFEGTAFELTFNLSNVLMLFITCLIVFLIAVAATRNLQVKPTGMQNFFEWIMDFVKGIIKNNMDWKTGGRFHVLGITLIMFVFVANVLGLPMAISWDYKLWWKSPTADPVITMTLATMVVALTHYYGVRQLGMKQYLTGYIKPFPFLAPINIIEEFANTLTLGLRLYGNIYAGEILIGLLASLGASSFFGFAGALVPALAWQGFSLFIGAIQAFIFVMLTMVYMAHKVNTDH, encoded by the coding sequence TTGAACCATGAAAACCCGTTATGGACGGCTTTCGAAGGAACGGCTTTTGAATTGACTTTCAACTTATCAAACGTTCTGATGCTTTTTATCACCTGTCTCATAGTCTTCCTGATCGCCGTTGCGGCAACACGTAATTTGCAAGTCAAACCGACAGGGATGCAAAACTTTTTCGAATGGATTATGGACTTCGTCAAAGGGATCATCAAGAACAACATGGACTGGAAAACGGGAGGCCGCTTCCATGTCCTCGGCATCACGCTCATCATGTTCGTTTTCGTAGCCAACGTATTGGGATTGCCCATGGCGATCTCATGGGATTATAAGCTATGGTGGAAATCACCGACGGCGGATCCTGTCATCACGATGACACTCGCCACGATGGTCGTTGCCCTGACCCACTACTACGGCGTCAGACAGCTGGGCATGAAACAGTACCTCACAGGGTACATCAAGCCGTTTCCATTCTTGGCTCCAATTAATATCATTGAAGAATTTGCAAACACGTTGACTCTCGGTCTACGTCTTTACGGAAACATCTACGCGGGGGAAATCCTCATCGGACTACTCGCATCACTCGGGGCTTCCAGTTTCTTCGGCTTTGCCGGCGCATTGGTTCCCGCACTGGCTTGGCAAGGGTTCTCCCTCTTCATCGGAGCGATCCAAGCATTCATTTTCGTTATGTTGACGATGGTCTATATGGCGCACAAGGTCAATACAGATCATTAA
- the atpA gene encoding F0F1 ATP synthase subunit alpha, with translation MSIKAEEISSLIKQQIEGYQSEMEVSEVGTVIVIGDGIARAHGLDNVMAGELLEFSNGVMGMAQNLEANNVGIVILGPYTDIKEGDEVRRTGRIMEVPVGEELIGRVVNPLGQPVDGLGPIATTKTRPIESPAQGVMARKSVHEPLQTGIKAIDALVPIGRGQRELIIGDRQTGKTSVAIDTILNQADQDMICIYVAIGQKESTVRGVVETLRKNGALDYTIVVTASASQPAPLLYLAPYTGVTMAEEFMFQGKHVLVVYDDLSKQAAAYRELSLLLRRPPGREAYPGDVFYLHSRLLERAAKLNDTLGAGSITALPFVETQAGDISAYIPTNVISITDGQIFLQSDLFFSGVRPAINAGLSVSRVGGSAQIKAMKKVAGTLRLDLAAYRELEAFAQFGSDLDAATKAKLDRGARTVEVLKQDLNKPLKVEYQVVSLYALTRGFLDDVAVKDILRFESEINTWLESNHTEVLEHIRTTKDLPSDDVMADAINAFKKTFVPSE, from the coding sequence ATGAGCATCAAAGCTGAGGAAATCAGTTCTCTTATAAAGCAGCAGATTGAAGGATATCAATCTGAAATGGAAGTGAGCGAAGTCGGTACGGTCATCGTCATTGGTGACGGTATCGCACGTGCTCATGGCCTCGACAACGTCATGGCTGGAGAACTTTTGGAATTCTCTAATGGTGTCATGGGTATGGCGCAAAACTTGGAAGCGAACAACGTCGGTATCGTTATCCTTGGACCATACACAGATATCAAAGAAGGCGATGAAGTACGTCGTACAGGCCGTATCATGGAAGTTCCTGTCGGTGAAGAATTGATCGGACGCGTCGTCAATCCGCTTGGTCAACCAGTGGATGGACTTGGTCCGATTGCCACAACGAAAACCCGTCCGATCGAAAGCCCGGCACAAGGTGTCATGGCGCGTAAATCGGTTCACGAACCACTCCAAACAGGTATCAAAGCGATCGACGCATTGGTTCCGATCGGTCGTGGACAACGTGAATTGATCATCGGTGACCGTCAAACCGGTAAAACTTCGGTCGCGATCGACACGATCCTCAACCAAGCCGACCAAGATATGATCTGTATCTATGTTGCGATCGGACAAAAGGAATCCACAGTCCGCGGTGTTGTTGAAACACTTCGTAAAAACGGTGCCCTTGATTACACGATCGTCGTTACAGCATCTGCTTCACAACCGGCTCCGCTTCTATACCTTGCGCCATACACAGGCGTTACGATGGCGGAAGAGTTCATGTTCCAAGGAAAACACGTTCTTGTCGTATACGATGACCTATCGAAACAAGCGGCTGCATACCGTGAACTTTCCTTGCTACTTCGTCGTCCTCCAGGCCGTGAAGCCTACCCAGGTGACGTTTTCTACTTGCACTCCCGTCTACTCGAGCGTGCTGCTAAATTGAACGATACATTAGGTGCAGGTTCCATCACAGCACTGCCATTCGTCGAAACACAAGCAGGGGACATCTCCGCTTATATTCCGACGAACGTAATCTCGATCACTGACGGACAGATCTTCCTTCAGTCCGACCTCTTCTTCTCGGGTGTACGTCCAGCGATCAACGCCGGTCTTTCCGTATCCCGTGTAGGTGGTTCGGCGCAAATCAAAGCGATGAAGAAAGTTGCGGGTACGCTTCGTCTCGACTTGGCGGCATACCGTGAGCTTGAAGCGTTCGCTCAATTCGGTTCCGACCTTGACGCTGCGACAAAAGCGAAACTGGATCGCGGAGCGCGTACGGTTGAAGTCTTGAAACAGGACTTGAACAAACCGTTGAAAGTCGAATACCAAGTTGTCAGCCTTTACGCATTGACACGCGGATTCCTGGATGATGTCGCAGTCAAAGACATCCTTCGGTTCGAAAGCGAAATCAACACATGGCTCGAATCCAACCACACTGAAGTTTTGGAACATATCCGTACGACAAAAGACCTTCCATCAGATGATGTGATGGCTGACGCAATCAACGCGTTCAAGAAAACTTTTGTACCGTCCGAATAA
- a CDS encoding F0F1 ATP synthase subunit epsilon: MKTMKVNIVTPDGPVCETEADMIIAAAESGEIGILPGHIAMVAPLQIGDLRLKKDGATEHVAVHGGFIEVRPDVVTVLAQSAEMAATIDLARAKAAAKRAEEKLRAQSDEKEHQIMEYALQRAITRIKVYETRL, from the coding sequence ATGAAGACCATGAAAGTCAATATCGTCACTCCCGACGGCCCTGTCTGTGAAACTGAGGCGGACATGATCATCGCAGCCGCCGAATCGGGCGAAATCGGGATTCTTCCCGGCCACATCGCAATGGTGGCACCGCTTCAAATCGGAGATCTTCGTCTGAAAAAAGACGGTGCGACAGAACATGTTGCCGTACACGGCGGTTTTATCGAAGTCCGTCCGGACGTTGTCACCGTATTAGCCCAAAGTGCAGAAATGGCAGCCACAATCGATTTAGCACGTGCGAAAGCAGCAGCTAAACGGGCAGAAGAAAAACTGCGGGCTCAATCGGATGAGAAAGAACACCAGATAATGGAATACGCTTTGCAACGTGCCATTACCCGGATCAAAGTGTACGAAACGAGATTATAA
- the atpF gene encoding F0F1 ATP synthase subunit B — MFLDNFVLLAAEAPNSGFLASLNNRLNLGDIIVTVVFFTILMILLKKFAWGPLMGVMDQRAELIAKEIEEAEKSRAESQKLLDEQRNLLKTAREDAQQIVESARKQGDAQREELVQAARAEVSRMKDSAALEIATEKEKAIAAVREEFVSLSILAASKVLGKEVSEEDNRALIEETIVKAGDAQ, encoded by the coding sequence GTGTTTTTGGATAACTTCGTCCTATTGGCTGCAGAAGCACCCAATTCAGGATTTCTAGCAAGTTTGAATAACAGATTGAACCTGGGCGATATTATCGTCACGGTCGTATTTTTCACGATTCTGATGATTCTTCTGAAAAAATTCGCATGGGGCCCATTGATGGGTGTCATGGACCAACGTGCCGAATTGATCGCAAAAGAAATCGAAGAGGCTGAAAAAAGCCGCGCAGAATCCCAGAAGCTATTGGATGAACAACGTAATCTCTTGAAAACCGCTCGTGAAGATGCACAGCAAATCGTAGAGAGCGCCCGCAAACAAGGGGATGCCCAACGTGAAGAGCTTGTACAGGCAGCACGCGCTGAAGTGAGTCGCATGAAAGACTCGGCAGCACTTGAAATCGCGACGGAAAAAGAAAAGGCCATCGCGGCAGTCCGCGAAGAATTCGTATCCCTTTCCATCTTGGCTGCGTCGAAAGTACTCGGTAAAGAAGTGTCCGAGGAGGATAACCGCGCACTGATTGAGGAGACGATTGTGAAAGCAGGCGATGCGCAATGA
- the atpD gene encoding F0F1 ATP synthase subunit beta, whose protein sequence is MNKGQILQVMGPVVDVKFDGGNLPDIYNALKVQIQRANAEAETLTLEVALHLGDDSVRTIAMSSTDGLQRGAEVLDTGAAISVPVGDVTLGRVFNVLGEVIDLREEIPASEQRDPIHRSAPTFENLSTEVEILETGIKVVDLLAPYIKGGKIGLFGGAGVGKTVLIQELINNIAQEHGGISVFAGVGERTREGNDLYHEMTDSGVINKTAMVFGQMNEPPGARMRVALTGLTMAEYFRDEQGQDVLLFIDNIFRFTQAGSEVSALLGRMPSAVGYQPTLATEMGQLQERITSTNVGSVTSIQAIYVPADDYTDPAPATTFAHLDATTNLERKLSEMGIYPAVDPLASTSRALSPEIVGEEHYEVARQVQSTLQRYRELQDIIAILGMDELSEEDKLVVGRARRIQFFLSQNFHVAEQFTGQAGSYVPVAETIKGFKEILDGRYDHLPEDAFRLVGRIEEVIEKAKGMGVEV, encoded by the coding sequence ATGAATAAAGGACAAATTCTTCAAGTTATGGGTCCGGTTGTCGACGTTAAGTTTGACGGCGGAAACCTGCCGGATATCTATAACGCATTGAAGGTCCAAATCCAACGTGCGAATGCGGAAGCTGAAACGTTGACATTGGAAGTCGCATTGCACCTTGGTGACGACTCCGTCCGTACGATTGCGATGTCATCGACAGACGGCCTACAACGCGGTGCGGAAGTTCTAGATACAGGTGCTGCCATTTCGGTTCCAGTAGGTGATGTGACTCTAGGACGCGTATTCAACGTACTAGGTGAAGTCATCGACTTGAGGGAGGAGATCCCGGCTTCCGAGCAACGCGATCCGATCCACCGTTCGGCACCAACATTCGAAAACCTTTCAACAGAAGTTGAAATCCTGGAAACAGGTATTAAAGTAGTTGACTTGCTTGCACCGTACATCAAGGGTGGTAAAATCGGCCTCTTCGGTGGTGCGGGTGTAGGGAAAACTGTTCTAATCCAAGAATTGATCAACAACATCGCGCAAGAACACGGCGGTATCTCCGTATTCGCAGGTGTTGGGGAACGTACACGTGAAGGAAACGACTTGTACCATGAAATGACGGACTCCGGCGTTATCAACAAAACGGCGATGGTCTTCGGTCAGATGAACGAACCACCGGGTGCGCGGATGCGTGTAGCACTTACCGGTTTGACAATGGCTGAATACTTCCGTGACGAGCAAGGGCAAGACGTTCTTCTCTTCATCGATAACATCTTCCGTTTCACACAGGCAGGTTCCGAGGTATCGGCGCTTCTTGGCCGTATGCCATCAGCGGTTGGTTACCAGCCGACACTTGCTACGGAAATGGGTCAATTGCAAGAACGGATCACATCGACGAACGTCGGTTCCGTTACTTCGATCCAAGCGATCTACGTACCGGCGGATGACTATACGGACCCGGCTCCGGCTACGACATTTGCTCACTTGGATGCAACAACGAACTTGGAACGTAAACTATCGGAAATGGGTATCTATCCAGCGGTTGACCCGTTGGCGTCCACTTCCCGTGCACTAAGCCCTGAAATCGTAGGGGAAGAGCACTATGAAGTTGCACGTCAAGTACAGTCGACGCTACAACGGTACCGTGAGCTTCAAGACATCATCGCGATCCTCGGTATGGATGAATTGAGTGAAGAAGACAAGCTGGTCGTTGGACGCGCACGCCGTATCCAGTTCTTCCTATCTCAAAACTTCCACGTGGCAGAGCAATTCACAGGCCAAGCGGGATCCTACGTGCCAGTTGCTGAAACGATCAAAGGATTCAAAGAGATCCTGGATGGCCGTTACGACCATCTTCCAGAAGACGCGTTCCGCCTAGTCGGCCGCATCGAGGAAGTCATCGAGAAAGCAAAAGGCATGGGTGTCGAAGTCTAA
- a CDS encoding sporulation transcriptional regulator SpoIIID, with product MHEQIRRRCVRLGKMLLETGLTVRALAKATGYSKSTVHKDLTDRLPNVDLALSEEVAKILAYHKSVRHLRGGEATRIKWMNETKKIGDE from the coding sequence GTGCACGAGCAAATACGGAGGCGATGCGTGCGCCTCGGCAAGATGTTGCTGGAAACGGGACTTACAGTGCGGGCGCTGGCGAAAGCGACGGGGTACTCCAAAAGCACAGTCCATAAAGATCTCACGGACCGCTTACCCAACGTCGACCTGGCCTTATCGGAGGAAGTCGCCAAAATATTGGCCTACCATAAGTCTGTCAGACATCTACGCGGCGGCGAGGCGACACGCATCAAATGGATGAATGAAACGAAGAAGATTGGCGATGAATAG
- a CDS encoding M23 family metallopeptidase, whose protein sequence is MREEKPKSPSQMNKGPKKNNWFWPVLYSAIAVVFVGMIWGYNAFMKSDSSEQADMAGKDPSDSVVVETNAGNETLKYPFAETLLDDAVILHEFYDAGASEEMRESALLVFDQKYVTNTGVCISVGGEPFEVVAAMSGKVKEVIDDPFKGSEVTITHADGKETTYGSLTGVLVKPDEEVVQGQAIATATENEWNPEAGVYLHFEVKEDGVTKNPRTYLGFQ, encoded by the coding sequence ATGCGAGAAGAAAAACCGAAATCCCCTTCTCAAATGAACAAAGGTCCAAAGAAAAACAATTGGTTCTGGCCTGTCCTGTATTCAGCCATCGCGGTTGTCTTCGTCGGTATGATCTGGGGGTATAACGCATTCATGAAAAGCGATTCCTCTGAACAAGCCGACATGGCAGGCAAAGATCCGAGCGATTCCGTCGTAGTAGAGACAAACGCAGGAAACGAGACGTTGAAATACCCATTCGCCGAAACATTACTCGATGATGCAGTTATTCTACATGAATTTTATGATGCCGGCGCGAGTGAGGAAATGCGGGAGAGCGCACTGCTCGTCTTCGATCAGAAATATGTGACGAATACGGGTGTCTGCATCTCGGTGGGAGGCGAACCGTTTGAAGTGGTTGCCGCCATGAGTGGAAAAGTGAAGGAAGTCATCGACGATCCGTTCAAGGGCAGCGAAGTGACGATCACTCACGCGGATGGCAAGGAAACGACATATGGTTCCTTGACAGGCGTCCTGGTCAAGCCGGATGAGGAAGTCGTGCAAGGACAAGCTATCGCAACCGCCACGGAAAATGAGTGGAACCCGGAAGCGGGCGTCTACTTGCATTTCGAAGTGAAAGAAGACGGCGTGACAAAAAATCCGCGTACGTATCTCGGATTCCAATAA
- the atpG gene encoding ATP synthase F1 subunit gamma has protein sequence MASLRDIETRIKSTKKTSQITKAMQMVSASKLTRAEQNAKAFVPYMEKIQEVVGSIAAGTSDSGHPMLTSRPVKKTGYIVITSDRGLVGGYNANILRVARRAIESRHKSKDEVMIIAIGRKGFEFFNRMGFNVVESLIGLSDHPTFGEIKDIANRAVGMFTEGVYDEVYLYYNHFVSAISSEATEKKLLPLTDLTSAPTASYEFEPSGEAILEVLLPQYAESLIFGAVLDGKASEHASSMTAMQTATDNASELIDSLTLSFNRARQAAITQEITEIVGGVAALE, from the coding sequence GTGGCATCATTACGCGATATAGAAACTCGTATTAAATCGACGAAGAAGACAAGCCAGATCACGAAAGCGATGCAGATGGTTTCCGCTTCGAAACTGACGCGTGCCGAGCAGAACGCAAAAGCGTTCGTCCCATACATGGAGAAAATCCAGGAAGTGGTAGGCTCCATCGCGGCAGGGACAAGCGACTCCGGCCACCCGATGTTGACATCGCGACCTGTCAAAAAGACAGGATACATCGTCATCACATCGGATCGTGGACTTGTAGGAGGTTACAACGCTAACATCCTCCGGGTTGCGAGACGTGCCATCGAATCCCGTCACAAGTCGAAAGACGAAGTGATGATCATCGCAATCGGTCGTAAAGGGTTTGAATTCTTCAATCGGATGGGGTTCAATGTCGTTGAAAGTCTCATCGGCTTGTCCGACCATCCTACATTCGGGGAAATCAAAGACATCGCGAACCGTGCTGTTGGCATGTTCACAGAGGGCGTCTACGATGAAGTGTACTTATACTACAACCACTTCGTTTCCGCCATCTCAAGCGAAGCGACTGAAAAGAAATTGCTTCCGCTCACAGATCTCACATCAGCACCGACGGCGTCCTATGAGTTCGAACCGTCAGGAGAAGCGATCCTGGAAGTTCTACTTCCGCAGTATGCGGAAAGTCTCATATTCGGCGCGGTGCTCGATGGAAAAGCGAGCGAACATGCTTCCAGTATGACAGCGATGCAAACCGCTACAGATAATGCTTCTGAATTAATAGATTCTTTAACACTTTCATTCAACCGTGCCCGACAAGCCGCGATCACGCAAGAAATTACGGAAATCGTCGGTGGCGTCGCCGCTCTCGAATAA
- the spoIID gene encoding stage II sporulation protein D: MHEELCPVVIRVEGIKEPIPLEEYVVGVVAAEMPATFHPEALKAQAIAARTYALRSTDSGKKPIAADVSAQVYATEADRKERWKKEFKRNEKKVRSAVEATAGEIVKYEDQLISAMFFSTSNGKTEAAKNFSGNDIPYLQSVESAGEEQVAPQVERQIEMSLADWNRAMGNQWNADHFRSLQLVRNPTGRVQKAVTTGYETSGREMRDLLGLASTDFDIAFDVTNEIVHVTTTGYGHGVGMSQYGAEAYAQKGWNAEKILQHYYTATEIKKFKLDDSECLKTPSLANNSK, translated from the coding sequence TTGCACGAAGAGTTATGTCCCGTCGTGATCCGGGTGGAAGGCATCAAGGAGCCGATCCCCTTGGAAGAGTATGTGGTGGGGGTTGTGGCGGCGGAGATGCCGGCAACATTCCATCCTGAGGCGTTGAAGGCGCAGGCGATTGCCGCCCGGACGTATGCTTTGCGCTCGACTGACAGCGGGAAGAAGCCGATTGCGGCCGATGTGTCTGCACAAGTGTATGCGACGGAAGCGGATCGGAAAGAACGTTGGAAGAAAGAGTTCAAGCGCAATGAAAAGAAGGTGCGCAGCGCGGTCGAAGCGACAGCGGGGGAAATCGTCAAATATGAAGATCAACTCATCTCCGCCATGTTCTTCTCCACATCGAACGGCAAGACGGAAGCCGCGAAAAACTTCAGCGGGAACGACATCCCCTATTTGCAGAGTGTCGAGAGTGCGGGGGAGGAACAAGTCGCGCCCCAAGTGGAACGCCAAATCGAGATGTCGCTGGCTGACTGGAACCGGGCCATGGGCAATCAATGGAATGCCGATCATTTCCGCTCCCTTCAGCTCGTCCGGAACCCGACCGGCCGCGTCCAGAAAGCGGTCACCACCGGTTATGAAACAAGCGGCAGGGAGATGCGGGATTTGCTTGGACTCGCTTCGACCGATTTTGATATCGCTTTTGATGTGACGAATGAAATCGTCCATGTCACCACGACAGGGTACGGCCATGGGGTAGGGATGAGCCAATACGGCGCGGAAGCATACGCGCAGAAAGGATGGAATGCGGAAAAGATTCTTCAACACTATTACACCGCGACCGAAATAAAAAAATTCAAATTAGATGATTCCGAGTGTTTAAAAACTCCTTCACTTGCAAATAATAGCAAGTGA
- a CDS encoding F0F1 ATP synthase subunit delta, translating to MSQSVAAKRYALALFELAQEKGLTGQLREELLEVKKVFLDNEKLGELLETPRLTEEAKKNLLSGAFQTANPYVLNALFVLLEKKRINEVVNVVEEFVEYANDAAGVADAKVYSTRPLTESESQSISAAFARKVGKLSLRIENIIDPSLIGGIRLQIGNQIYDSSLSAKLNRLKRDLIGS from the coding sequence ATGAGTCAATCCGTAGCGGCAAAACGCTATGCGCTCGCATTGTTTGAACTAGCGCAGGAAAAAGGGCTTACGGGACAACTTCGGGAAGAGCTTCTCGAAGTGAAGAAAGTGTTCCTGGACAATGAAAAGCTCGGCGAACTATTAGAGACGCCGAGACTCACCGAGGAAGCGAAAAAGAATTTATTGTCGGGTGCGTTCCAAACGGCAAACCCGTATGTCTTAAATGCACTTTTCGTCTTGCTTGAAAAGAAACGCATCAACGAAGTCGTGAACGTAGTGGAAGAGTTTGTCGAGTATGCCAATGATGCAGCTGGTGTGGCGGACGCGAAAGTTTACTCCACCCGTCCATTGACGGAAAGCGAAAGCCAATCGATTTCTGCAGCATTCGCTAGAAAAGTCGGCAAGCTATCCTTACGCATTGAAAATATTATCGATCCGAGCCTGATCGGAGGCATCCGCCTTCAAATCGGCAACCAGATCTACGATAGCAGTTTGAGCGCGAAGCTCAACCGCTTGAAACGGGACCTGATCGGTTCCTAA
- a CDS encoding ATP synthase subunit I has translation MQTLQEIHKRQKRVLFFLLALFVLGWAFTGFPQIFAGLILGSLFGLYNFWILVRRMERFDRTIAAGKGRASIGTAMRFASGVAAAAIAISLPEHVDMISTVIGLMIPYVLLLVDRIIYHARHQ, from the coding sequence ATGCAAACACTCCAAGAAATCCATAAAAGGCAAAAGAGGGTGCTCTTTTTTTTGCTTGCATTGTTCGTTCTTGGGTGGGCGTTTACTGGATTTCCACAAATTTTTGCTGGATTAATCCTCGGTTCTTTGTTCGGATTGTATAATTTCTGGATTCTTGTCCGTAGAATGGAAAGATTTGACCGTACGATTGCGGCAGGGAAAGGGAGAGCTTCCATAGGGACTGCGATGCGTTTCGCCTCAGGTGTAGCCGCGGCGGCCATCGCAATTTCGTTACCGGAACACGTGGACATGATCAGTACGGTGATCGGTCTCATGATTCCTTATGTCCTGTTATTGGTTGACAGGATCATTTATCACGCAAGACATCAATAA
- the murA gene encoding UDP-N-acetylglucosamine 1-carboxyvinyltransferase translates to MDKIIITGGRVLKGNVRVEGAKNAVLPILAAALLATKGTNIIRDVPDLSDVGTINEVLRSLHARVEYSPEDGEVRIDSSGQLSTEAQFEYVRKMRASILVMGPLLARHGFARVALPGGCAIGSRPIDQHLKGFEAMGAEITFGHGHVEAKAEHGLKGAKIYLDFPSVGATENIMTAAALAEGTTIIENAAKEPEIVDLANFINEMGGRVVGAGTDSIRIEGVTELYGTTHHIIPDRIETGTFMVAAAITGGDIIIENAVPEHNAALISKMGEMGVSITELEEGIRVKATHPLKAVDLKTMPHPGFPTDMQSQMMALMLTSEGTGVLTETVFENRFMHVEEFRRMNANVKIEGRSVIVMGPSKLQGAEVAATDLRAAASLILAGLVAEGVTRVTELEHLDRGYVNFHGKLAALGADIIRISETSEEKAKQFA, encoded by the coding sequence TTGGATAAAATTATTATAACAGGCGGGCGGGTACTGAAGGGCAACGTTCGAGTCGAAGGGGCAAAAAACGCGGTATTGCCTATTCTTGCAGCAGCTTTGCTTGCCACAAAAGGCACGAACATTATTCGCGACGTCCCGGATCTTTCGGACGTGGGCACAATCAACGAAGTGTTGAGAAGCCTGCATGCAAGGGTGGAATATTCCCCGGAAGATGGAGAAGTTCGAATCGACTCGTCCGGACAATTATCGACAGAGGCACAGTTCGAATATGTCCGGAAAATGCGTGCTTCCATCTTGGTGATGGGCCCATTGCTTGCACGTCACGGCTTTGCCAGAGTCGCTCTGCCAGGAGGCTGCGCCATCGGGTCACGCCCGATCGATCAGCATTTGAAGGGCTTTGAAGCGATGGGAGCGGAAATTACATTCGGTCATGGACATGTCGAAGCGAAAGCGGAACATGGGTTGAAAGGCGCGAAGATTTATTTGGACTTCCCGAGTGTCGGAGCCACCGAAAATATTATGACAGCCGCTGCATTGGCGGAAGGCACAACCATTATCGAAAATGCGGCAAAAGAGCCGGAAATTGTCGATTTGGCGAACTTCATCAATGAAATGGGTGGCAGAGTCGTCGGCGCGGGAACGGATTCAATCCGAATCGAAGGCGTTACGGAATTATATGGCACAACTCATCATATTATACCTGACCGGATTGAAACCGGGACCTTCATGGTAGCCGCAGCAATCACGGGGGGCGATATCATCATCGAGAACGCCGTCCCGGAACATAATGCAGCTCTCATTTCCAAAATGGGTGAAATGGGCGTCAGCATTACAGAACTCGAAGAAGGCATCCGGGTGAAAGCGACACATCCATTGAAAGCGGTCGACCTGAAAACAATGCCGCATCCCGGATTCCCGACAGATATGCAATCCCAGATGATGGCGCTCATGCTGACATCGGAAGGAACGGGCGTCCTCACGGAAACGGTATTCGAAAACCGATTCATGCACGTAGAGGAATTCCGCCGGATGAACGCGAACGTCAAGATTGAAGGGCGCTCCGTGATCGTCATGGGACCATCCAAGCTGCAAGGAGCGGAAGTCGCCGCAACCGACTTGCGTGCCGCTGCATCTTTAATCCTGGCAGGACTCGTCGCAGAAGGCGTCACCCGCGTCACAGAACTCGAACACCTCGACCGCGGCTACGTCAACTTCCACGGCAAACTCGCCGCCCTCGGAGCGGACATCATCCGCATCTCCGAAACATCCGAAGAAAAAGCAAAACAATTCGCTTAA
- the atpE gene encoding F0F1 ATP synthase subunit C: MVGSVGLLAAALAIGLGALGAGIGNGLIVSKTVEGIARQPEARGVLQTTMFIGVALVEALPIIATVVAFIVMNQ; encoded by the coding sequence ATGGTAGGTTCAGTTGGTCTTTTAGCAGCAGCACTCGCAATCGGTCTTGGTGCACTTGGTGCAGGTATCGGTAACGGTTTGATCGTTTCCAAAACAGTCGAAGGTATCGCTCGTCAACCGGAAGCACGCGGTGTGCTTCAAACGACAATGTTCATCGGGGTAGCGTTAGTTGAGGCCCTTCCGATCATCGCTACAGTTGTCGCGTTCATCGTAATGAACCAATAA
- a CDS encoding DUF1146 family protein, producing the protein MLGYHPLLVIASHIFFIGVSFFALQAVRSEKIIRKNRVLQAQLLFILISISIGWAVSNFFLEISYWSRRIPFLFE; encoded by the coding sequence ATGCTAGGATATCATCCCCTTTTGGTGATTGCCTCCCATATTTTCTTCATCGGTGTTTCATTTTTTGCGTTGCAAGCGGTGAGATCGGAGAAAATTATCCGGAAAAACCGGGTTTTGCAAGCGCAGCTTCTATTCATTTTGATCAGCATTTCCATCGGTTGGGCTGTATCAAATTTCTTTTTGGAGATATCCTATTGGTCAAGACGTATTCCATTCTTATTTGAATGA